The Ideonella dechloratans genome includes a window with the following:
- a CDS encoding ester cyclase, whose product MDTSLMDLVNRHLDAENRHDLDTTLQTLHPDCVFEDLGLGWTFRGHAGAAHYYRLWWQAFDLVVRGERRHWSRDGCLVAETRFTGSHQDVFCGVPPTGRTLDLRMVVVVDFRDGLMAGERFYYDSRSLFQQLDMFAADGSWKSRSSTCTWPSLAQPA is encoded by the coding sequence ATGGACACGTCTCTCATGGATCTGGTGAACCGGCATCTCGATGCCGAGAACCGCCACGACCTCGACACGACCCTGCAAACCCTGCACCCCGACTGTGTCTTCGAGGACCTGGGGCTTGGTTGGACCTTTCGCGGTCATGCCGGGGCAGCCCATTACTACCGTCTGTGGTGGCAGGCCTTCGACCTCGTGGTTCGCGGCGAGCGCAGGCATTGGTCGCGCGATGGATGTCTGGTGGCCGAGACGCGATTCACCGGAAGCCACCAGGACGTCTTCTGTGGCGTGCCCCCGACCGGGCGCACGCTGGACCTGCGCATGGTGGTGGTCGTCGATTTCCGGGACGGCCTCATGGCCGGCGAGCGCTTCTATTACGACTCCCGCAGCCTGTTCCAGCAGCTGGACATGTTCGCCGCCGATGGATCCTGGAAGTCAAGGAGCTCCACATGCACGTGGCCATCGTTGGCGCAACCGGCGTGA
- a CDS encoding NAD-dependent epimerase/dehydratase family protein: MHVAIVGATGVIGRHVVPRLAEAGHSVLALGRAPEVPPGLLAVPGVTYARLDLLSESQVVAALDRSVDAVLHLATAIARPGMPTSWPVNDRIRREGTCHLVRACELHGITRYVQQSIAMLVPSNGDDWVDESCEVSTTPVTASAHDMEELVRASKLDWRIVRGGLLYGPGTGRESHWALLARQGRLHAGEAASRYASLVHVSDFAEALFAATMRELPGLVVNAVDDLPVRYGELFHAIRCAVGAVSPPTADAADAPVVASFRASNRRARETLGWRPLMRSYLSGLVPILAE, encoded by the coding sequence ATGCACGTGGCCATCGTTGGCGCAACCGGCGTGATCGGGCGGCACGTCGTGCCGCGACTGGCCGAGGCGGGGCATTCGGTGCTGGCCCTGGGCCGGGCGCCAGAGGTGCCGCCCGGCCTGTTGGCTGTTCCTGGCGTGACTTACGCGCGTCTCGATCTGCTGTCGGAGAGTCAAGTGGTGGCCGCGCTCGATCGTTCTGTCGATGCAGTCCTGCATCTCGCGACCGCCATCGCCCGCCCCGGAATGCCGACCTCCTGGCCGGTGAACGACCGCATCCGCCGCGAAGGCACGTGTCATCTGGTTCGGGCTTGCGAGTTGCATGGCATCACGCGCTACGTGCAGCAGAGCATTGCCATGCTCGTACCGTCCAATGGGGACGACTGGGTCGACGAAAGCTGCGAGGTGAGCACGACACCAGTGACCGCCTCGGCGCACGACATGGAGGAGCTGGTGCGGGCGTCGAAGCTGGACTGGCGCATCGTGCGCGGCGGGTTGCTCTATGGCCCCGGCACCGGGCGCGAGTCGCACTGGGCCCTTCTTGCCCGTCAGGGCCGATTGCATGCGGGCGAGGCGGCCAGCCGATATGCCTCGCTAGTCCATGTCTCGGACTTTGCCGAGGCGCTGTTCGCCGCGACGATGCGGGAGTTGCCGGGACTTGTAGTCAACGCCGTCGACGACCTTCCCGTGCGCTACGGCGAACTGTTCCACGCGATACGCTGCGCCGTCGGTGCTGTCAGTCCTCCCACCGCCGACGCGGCCGACGCCCCGGTCGTGGCCTCATTCAGGGCATCGAATCGCCGGGCGCGGGAGACCCTGGGCTGGCGCCCCCTCATGCGCAGCTATCTGTCGGGATTGGTGCCGATCCTGGCGGAGTGA
- a CDS encoding c-type cytochrome: protein MRPPGITVSIATALALAGCANPERSRDLANPAIPALVLARQVCANCHGIDGNATSPNFPNLAGQSQPYLVSQLKGFRSHDRRDPAGFEYMWGLSRSLTDAQIEGLADYYARQVPVTPPGDADDATLHAGQAIFDHGVPARQVPACASCHGAQGQGHDTFPRLAGQHADYVVKQLAVFQRTEERPDGAVMTVVAHGLREQDFASVAAYVQALPMR from the coding sequence ATGCGACCACCCGGCATCACCGTCTCGATCGCCACGGCGCTGGCCCTGGCGGGCTGCGCCAACCCGGAACGCTCGCGCGACCTGGCCAATCCGGCCATCCCTGCGCTCGTCCTCGCCCGGCAGGTCTGCGCCAACTGTCACGGCATCGACGGCAACGCCACGTCCCCGAACTTCCCCAACCTGGCCGGTCAGTCCCAGCCCTACCTGGTGTCCCAGCTGAAGGGATTCCGCAGTCACGACAGACGCGATCCGGCCGGCTTCGAGTACATGTGGGGCCTGAGCCGGAGCCTGACCGATGCCCAGATCGAGGGGCTGGCCGACTATTACGCCCGCCAGGTCCCGGTCACACCGCCGGGCGATGCGGACGATGCCACGCTGCATGCCGGCCAGGCCATCTTCGACCACGGCGTGCCGGCCCGGCAGGTCCCGGCCTGTGCGTCGTGCCATGGCGCCCAGGGACAGGGGCATGACACCTTCCCCCGCCTGGCCGGGCAGCATGCGGATTACGTGGTCAAGCAGCTGGCGGTGTTCCAGCGAACCGAGGAACGCCCGGACGGCGCCGTGATGACCGTGGTGGCCCATGGCCTGCGCGAGCAGGACTTCGCCAGCGTGGCGGCCTATGTGCAAGCCCTTCCGATGCGCTGA
- a CDS encoding NAD(P)H-dependent flavin oxidoreductase, translating to MTDLANALGLRLPIFLAPMAGDVARPELVAAVSEAGGLGQLGGGYLAPEALRASVRAIRQRTDRPFGVNLFVPQRTSIESQHVDAFRKVLAAYYAKLELAQPDPIPESEDHFEQQVAVVIEERVPVFSFTFGIPRDVQLEALRKSGAYLMGTATSPAEAMALQAAGVDAVVAQGWEAGGHRGTFLQPTDEGMLGTMALVPQVVDAVSLPVVAAGGIADRRGVRAALALGASAVAAGTAFLATNEAALPPAHREALRGPRAAATRLTRVFSGKLARGVPNRFMDEVERCTAVVPPYPITHHLTRPLRAEAARRSEVDYLSVWAGQCAPMARRCSACDVLLELAAGIGNGP from the coding sequence ATGACCGATCTAGCAAACGCACTGGGCCTCCGACTCCCGATCTTCCTGGCTCCGATGGCTGGCGACGTCGCTCGGCCGGAGCTTGTAGCCGCGGTGTCTGAGGCAGGCGGGCTGGGACAGTTGGGAGGCGGCTATCTCGCACCCGAAGCGCTGCGGGCCTCGGTTCGAGCCATTCGCCAACGAACGGACCGCCCGTTCGGCGTGAACCTCTTCGTGCCTCAACGCACGTCCATCGAATCGCAGCACGTTGATGCCTTTCGCAAGGTGCTGGCGGCGTATTACGCCAAACTTGAGCTCGCGCAGCCCGACCCCATACCGGAATCGGAGGACCACTTCGAGCAGCAGGTCGCGGTGGTCATAGAGGAGCGAGTCCCCGTGTTCAGTTTCACCTTCGGCATTCCGCGGGACGTTCAGTTGGAGGCGCTGCGCAAATCGGGAGCCTACTTGATGGGGACGGCCACATCGCCTGCGGAGGCCATGGCGCTGCAAGCCGCGGGAGTCGATGCAGTGGTCGCGCAGGGCTGGGAAGCCGGGGGGCATCGCGGCACCTTCCTGCAGCCGACCGACGAAGGCATGCTGGGGACGATGGCACTGGTGCCGCAAGTCGTCGATGCCGTGAGCTTGCCTGTGGTAGCGGCGGGTGGCATCGCTGATCGCCGTGGCGTGCGAGCGGCGCTCGCCTTGGGCGCGAGTGCAGTCGCGGCGGGTACCGCCTTCCTGGCGACCAACGAAGCCGCTCTTCCACCTGCGCACCGCGAGGCTCTGCGCGGCCCTCGCGCTGCAGCGACGCGTTTGACGCGCGTGTTCTCTGGCAAGCTCGCCCGAGGCGTGCCGAACCGATTCATGGATGAAGTAGAGCGCTGCACGGCAGTTGTGCCTCCTTATCCCATCACACACCACTTGACCCGTCCCCTGCGCGCCGAGGCGGCTCGCCGTTCCGAAGTCGACTACCTCTCTGTCTGGGCGGGTCAATGCGCACCCATGGCGCGCCGGTGCAGCGCTTGCGATGTCCTGCTGGAACTGGCCGCTGGCATCGGCAATGGACCTTGA
- a CDS encoding aminotransferase-like domain-containing protein, with protein sequence MPRRLSSFELPFVLRKSPGGHQRTLYDGLCAAISTGQLKPGARLPSSRELARQYGVARATVVAVYEQLRAEGYLSAQAGAGTFVNAELPDTTLRRPRTITQPKPTVQSGLPQLSPTGWALSQSAFPTSTAIGSPSRPFAAHLPALDEFPRELWSRVMARAIRRLPASALGDGDPLGLLSLRQAICDYLGAARGVACLPEQILVTSGTQQALDICARLLISPGDAVIVEDPGYVGARRVLEASGAHICPGPVDCAFH encoded by the coding sequence ATGCCTCGTCGTCTCTCCAGCTTCGAGCTCCCGTTCGTCCTGCGGAAATCGCCCGGAGGCCATCAACGCACGCTCTACGACGGTCTGTGCGCCGCAATAAGCACCGGCCAGCTGAAGCCGGGCGCACGCTTGCCCTCGAGCCGCGAACTTGCCCGCCAATACGGCGTTGCGCGAGCCACGGTCGTTGCCGTCTATGAGCAGCTCCGCGCAGAAGGCTATCTGTCGGCGCAAGCGGGTGCTGGCACCTTCGTGAACGCCGAGCTTCCAGACACCACGTTGCGTCGGCCTCGAACCATTACCCAGCCCAAGCCCACGGTTCAATCGGGTTTGCCTCAACTGAGCCCGACCGGGTGGGCGTTGAGTCAGTCAGCCTTTCCAACATCGACTGCGATCGGCAGCCCATCGCGTCCGTTTGCTGCGCATTTGCCCGCCCTCGACGAGTTTCCCCGTGAATTGTGGTCACGCGTCATGGCCCGCGCGATCCGCCGCTTGCCTGCCAGCGCGCTCGGCGACGGCGATCCGCTTGGCCTGCTCTCCCTGCGGCAGGCGATTTGCGACTACCTCGGCGCGGCACGGGGGGTAGCGTGCCTGCCGGAGCAAATCCTCGTCACTTCCGGCACGCAACAAGCGCTCGATATCTGCGCGAGGCTGCTGATTTCGCCGGGCGATGCGGTGATCGTTGAGGATCCTGGTTACGTGGGAGCACGCAGGGTACTGGAGGCTTCGGGAGCGCACATATGCCCAGGGCCGGTTGACTGCGCATTCCACTGA
- a CDS encoding SDR family NAD(P)-dependent oxidoreductase, whose translation MNPELNRRVAVVTGGATGIGRATSVLLAKQGISVAVVYSRSVEEAEQLVADIQAAGSRAMAVQAPIEDARSVDSMIDSVVGAWGRIDYLINNAGVTRQLRFDDLEGITDDAWNDLFAVNVKGTFNCCRAAAPHLKRQQGASIVNVGSVAGETGYGSSLPYAVSKAAVHGLTRSLARALAPKVRVNCIAPGAVETRWWRGHEDKMRALSGHLALQRISSPEDIAQLILMLLNAESMTGQIVRAYNGQTL comes from the coding sequence GTGAATCCAGAACTCAATCGCCGGGTCGCCGTGGTGACTGGCGGAGCGACTGGCATTGGGCGTGCGACAAGCGTCCTGCTGGCGAAACAAGGAATCAGCGTAGCGGTCGTGTACTCGCGCAGCGTCGAAGAGGCAGAACAATTGGTGGCGGATATTCAGGCCGCCGGCAGCAGGGCGATGGCCGTGCAAGCCCCCATCGAGGACGCGCGATCAGTCGACTCCATGATTGACTCGGTCGTCGGCGCTTGGGGCCGCATCGACTACCTGATCAACAATGCCGGCGTGACTCGGCAACTGCGCTTCGATGACCTCGAGGGGATCACAGACGACGCCTGGAACGATCTCTTCGCGGTGAACGTCAAGGGCACATTCAACTGCTGCAGGGCTGCCGCACCACATTTGAAGCGACAGCAAGGCGCGTCCATTGTCAATGTCGGCAGTGTTGCCGGAGAAACTGGGTATGGCTCGTCGCTTCCCTACGCGGTTTCCAAGGCAGCAGTCCATGGCTTGACCCGCTCCTTGGCCAGGGCGCTAGCGCCGAAAGTCCGCGTCAACTGCATCGCTCCCGGTGCTGTAGAGACGAGATGGTGGCGCGGACATGAAGACAAGATGCGTGCACTGTCCGGACACCTGGCGCTACAGCGCATATCGTCGCCCGAGGACATCGCGCAGCTGATTCTGATGCTGCTGAACGCGGAGTCAATGACGGGGCAGATCGTGCGGGCATACAACGGTCAGACCCTGTAA
- the istB gene encoding IS21-like element helper ATPase IstB encodes MLNEQTLNQLRALRLDGMVAALSDAATHITASELPFEQRLALLVQREVDWRDSKRLERLLKAARLKVSSACLEDIDWRASRGLGREVITSLAGGDWLRHGHNVLLTGATGCGKTWLACALGQQAARLGFSVLYTRAPRLLQELHVAHGDGSLGKRLAQLARLDLLILDDFGIAPIAAHERNDLLELLDDRVGARSTLITSQLPVTAWHAWLDEPTLADAILDRIVHGSHKIALKGESMRKLAKAV; translated from the coding sequence ATGCTCAACGAACAGACCTTGAACCAACTGCGCGCCCTGCGCCTGGACGGCATGGTGGCCGCCCTCAGCGACGCGGCCACCCACATCACAGCCAGCGAACTGCCCTTTGAACAACGTCTGGCGCTGCTGGTGCAGCGCGAGGTGGACTGGCGTGACAGCAAACGCCTGGAGCGCCTGCTCAAGGCGGCCCGCCTGAAGGTCTCCAGTGCCTGCCTGGAGGACATCGACTGGCGCGCCAGCCGGGGCCTGGGCCGGGAGGTCATCACCAGCCTGGCCGGCGGCGACTGGCTGCGCCATGGCCACAACGTGCTGCTGACCGGCGCCACCGGGTGCGGCAAGACGTGGCTTGCCTGCGCACTGGGGCAGCAGGCCGCGCGTCTGGGCTTCTCGGTGCTCTACACCCGCGCGCCACGGCTGCTGCAGGAGTTGCACGTGGCCCACGGCGATGGCAGCCTGGGCAAACGGCTGGCGCAACTGGCGCGGCTGGACCTGCTCATCCTGGACGACTTCGGCATCGCGCCGATTGCCGCGCACGAGCGAAACGACCTGCTGGAGTTGCTCGACGACCGGGTGGGTGCGCGCTCGACGCTCATCACCAGCCAGTTGCCGGTGACGGCCTGGCACGCCTGGCTGGACGAGCCCACGCTGGCCGACGCCATCCTGGACCGCATCGTGCACGGCTCGCACAAGATAGCCCTCAAGGGCGAGTCGATGAGAAAGCTGGCAAAGGCCGTCTGA
- a CDS encoding cupin domain-containing protein — MNELKVSIRDLEFQTSSHAPRYESRTAAVATRLGAQKLGYRVIELPPGKRGWPLHHHHVNEEMFMVLQGSGVFRLGANEIAVTSGDVVAAPAGGPETAHQFVNTGSEPLRYLAVSTMEQPDVMGYPESGKFAVFVGAAPGGSKSDRSFEHVGKLSDRVDYWDGE, encoded by the coding sequence ATGAATGAGCTGAAAGTCAGCATCCGTGATCTCGAATTCCAAACATCGAGCCATGCGCCACGCTACGAATCACGTACTGCTGCAGTTGCAACGCGATTGGGCGCCCAAAAGCTGGGTTATCGGGTCATAGAACTTCCTCCAGGCAAGCGCGGCTGGCCACTGCACCACCACCACGTCAACGAAGAAATGTTCATGGTTCTCCAAGGGAGCGGCGTCTTCCGCCTGGGCGCGAACGAAATCGCGGTGACGAGCGGCGATGTCGTGGCAGCGCCGGCAGGCGGACCCGAAACGGCCCATCAGTTCGTCAACACCGGGTCCGAGCCGCTGCGATACCTCGCGGTGAGTACGATGGAGCAACCCGACGTGATGGGATACCCCGAATCGGGCAAGTTCGCGGTTTTCGTCGGTGCCGCCCCGGGCGGTTCCAAGTCAGATCGCTCTTTTGAGCACGTCGGCAAGTTGAGTGATCGTGTTGACTATTGGGACGGCGAGTGA
- the istA gene encoding IS21 family transposase has product MPTPRVTMSKLRHTLQLLHRGALSTRQIGAALGISKSTVSEIASYARVAGVDWATAQSLNDDELQARLYKPPVARESRHLEPDHAHIHRELRRPGVTLQLLWEEYQQQHSGQAYKYSAFCEKYKAWARRLQRSMRQTHSGGDKLFVDYAGQTVPVVDASTGEIRPAQVFVAVLGASNYTYACATASQKAADWVASIIATLEFIGGVPRLLVPDQPRALMARPDRYEPTAHRLLEELCAHYSLAVMPARPAKPRDKPKVEVAVQVVERWILARLRHQTFFSLAELNRAIAALLVDLNQRAFKKLPGNRASAFAELDRPALRPLPAVRMPIARFKPARVNIDYHVELDGHYYSVPHALVGEPVELRITAGTVEVLHGGKRVAAHALNPRRGAHTTTPEHMPASHRAHLQWTPAKLIAWGERVGAATAAVVRWQMEHRQHPEQGYRSCLGLMRLGREYGADRLEAACARAQSIRSPSYKSIASILGCGLDQRPLDAPMAAQASLPLHENVRGPDYYH; this is encoded by the coding sequence ATGCCCACACCCAGGGTCACCATGAGCAAACTACGACACACACTGCAACTGCTGCACCGCGGGGCCTTGAGCACCCGTCAAATCGGTGCCGCCCTCGGCATCTCCAAATCCACTGTCAGCGAGATAGCCAGCTACGCGCGCGTGGCCGGCGTGGACTGGGCTACGGCCCAGAGCCTGAACGACGACGAACTCCAGGCCCGGCTTTACAAGCCACCCGTGGCGCGCGAGTCCCGGCACCTCGAACCCGACCACGCCCACATCCACCGCGAACTGCGCCGACCTGGCGTGACGCTGCAGCTGCTGTGGGAGGAATACCAGCAACAGCACAGCGGTCAGGCGTACAAGTACAGCGCCTTCTGCGAGAAGTACAAGGCTTGGGCCCGGCGCCTGCAGCGCTCCATGCGCCAGACCCACTCGGGCGGTGACAAGCTCTTCGTGGACTACGCCGGCCAGACCGTGCCCGTCGTGGACGCCAGCACCGGCGAGATACGCCCGGCCCAGGTCTTCGTGGCAGTGCTGGGCGCATCGAACTACACCTACGCCTGCGCCACTGCCAGCCAGAAGGCCGCTGACTGGGTGGCCAGCATCATTGCCACGCTGGAGTTCATCGGCGGCGTGCCCCGCCTGCTGGTGCCCGACCAGCCGCGCGCCCTCATGGCCCGCCCCGACCGCTACGAGCCCACCGCGCACCGCCTGCTCGAAGAACTCTGTGCGCACTACAGCCTGGCCGTGATGCCCGCGCGCCCGGCCAAGCCACGCGACAAACCCAAGGTGGAGGTCGCCGTGCAGGTGGTCGAGCGCTGGATTCTGGCCCGGCTGCGCCACCAGACCTTCTTCAGCCTGGCCGAGCTCAACCGGGCGATTGCCGCCTTGCTGGTGGACTTGAACCAGCGCGCGTTCAAGAAGCTGCCGGGCAACCGCGCCAGTGCCTTCGCCGAGCTTGACCGGCCGGCCCTGCGCCCCCTGCCGGCGGTGCGCATGCCCATCGCGCGCTTCAAACCCGCCCGCGTCAACATCGATTACCACGTCGAGCTCGATGGCCACTACTACTCGGTGCCCCACGCCCTGGTGGGCGAGCCGGTGGAGTTGCGCATCACGGCCGGCACGGTCGAAGTCCTGCATGGCGGCAAACGGGTGGCCGCCCACGCCCTCAATCCCCGCCGGGGTGCACACACCACCACACCTGAGCACATGCCGGCCTCGCACCGGGCGCACCTGCAGTGGACGCCGGCCAAGCTCATCGCCTGGGGCGAGCGCGTGGGTGCGGCCACCGCCGCCGTGGTGCGCTGGCAGATGGAGCACCGCCAGCATCCCGAGCAGGGTTACCGCTCCTGTCTGGGCCTCATGCGCCTGGGCCGTGAGTACGGGGCTGACCGGCTGGAGGCCGCCTGTGCGCGGGCGCAGTCGATTCGCTCACCGTCCTACAAGAGCATCGCCTCCATCCTGGGCTGCGGCCTGGACCAGCGGCCGCTGGATGCGCCGATGGCCGCACAGGCGAGCCTGCCGCTGCACGAGAACGTGCGCGGGCCGGACTACTACCACTGA
- a CDS encoding GGDEF domain-containing protein — protein MRPPLSLALATATDAPSGQHVQRQNDILRAITESLPATVVIVDSTGRYRFVNSAFERLVGRPARDIIGRTAVEVLGAEEVARRMPYMQRAFAGESVDFVLEYPAEAGSTFLALSCIPLKVDGAFDGFVGISQDITAQRREQQRLAHLAERDPLTGLFNRTGLAQRLEDERQRPDAGPIALLYIDLDHFKPVNDRMGHLAGDRVLQLFARRLVQSVRSTDVVARLGGDEFAILLTGMHDLALARIVADKVLRAAERPFEVDGVSVSVGASIGVAVLPPEQAGLRALLAQADIQLYRAKSAGRGQFCTEFAELID, from the coding sequence GTGCGTCCTCCGCTGTCCCTGGCCCTTGCCACCGCGACGGATGCACCTTCCGGCCAGCACGTGCAGCGCCAGAACGACATCCTGCGCGCCATCACCGAATCCCTGCCGGCCACGGTGGTGATCGTCGATTCCACCGGGCGCTACCGTTTCGTGAACAGCGCCTTCGAGCGGCTGGTGGGGCGCCCGGCCCGTGACATCATCGGGCGCACGGCCGTCGAGGTGCTGGGGGCCGAGGAGGTGGCTCGCCGCATGCCCTACATGCAACGTGCCTTTGCCGGCGAATCCGTCGACTTCGTGCTGGAGTACCCCGCCGAGGCCGGCAGCACCTTCCTGGCGCTCAGCTGCATCCCGCTCAAGGTCGATGGCGCCTTCGACGGCTTCGTCGGCATCAGCCAGGACATCACGGCCCAGCGCCGCGAGCAGCAGCGCCTGGCCCACCTGGCCGAGCGCGACCCGCTGACCGGGCTGTTCAACCGCACCGGCCTGGCGCAGCGCCTGGAGGATGAGCGCCAGCGCCCCGACGCCGGGCCCATCGCCTTGCTCTACATCGACCTGGACCACTTCAAGCCGGTGAACGACCGCATGGGCCACCTGGCCGGTGACCGTGTGCTGCAGCTTTTCGCCCGGCGCCTGGTCCAGTCGGTGCGCAGCACGGACGTGGTGGCCCGGTTGGGGGGCGACGAGTTCGCCATCCTGCTCACCGGCATGCACGATCTTGCGCTGGCCCGGATCGTGGCCGACAAGGTGCTGCGCGCCGCCGAGCGCCCCTTCGAAGTGGACGGGGTGTCCGTGTCCGTCGGCGCCAGCATCGGCGTGGCTGTGCTGCCACCGGAGCAGGCCGGCCTGCGCGCGCTGCTGGCCCAGGCCGACATCCAGCTCTACCGGGCCAAGTCGGCCGGGCGCGGTCAGTTCTGCACGGAGTTCGCCGAGCTCATCGACTGA
- a CDS encoding DUF1304 domain-containing protein yields MPTLLSSLVVAFVAVLHLYILVLEMFLWDKPMGRKAFGLSPDRAVLTKVMAANQGLYNGFLAAGLLWSLLAPQALARPLQFFFLGCVLVAGLFGAATASRKILYIQALPALVGLGLVWMG; encoded by the coding sequence ATGCCGACCCTGCTGAGTTCCCTGGTGGTGGCCTTCGTGGCCGTGCTGCACCTCTACATCCTGGTGCTGGAGATGTTCCTCTGGGACAAGCCCATGGGCCGCAAGGCCTTCGGCCTGAGCCCCGATCGCGCGGTCCTCACCAAGGTGATGGCGGCCAACCAGGGCCTGTACAACGGCTTCCTGGCGGCCGGCCTGCTGTGGAGCCTGCTGGCCCCGCAGGCCCTGGCGCGTCCGCTGCAGTTCTTCTTCCTGGGCTGCGTGCTGGTGGCGGGCCTGTTCGGCGCAGCCACCGCCAGCCGCAAGATCCTTTACATCCAGGCCCTGCCGGCGCTGGTGGGCCTGGGGCTGGTGTGGATGGGGTGA
- a CDS encoding aminotransferase-like domain-containing protein, producing MLSAFSVEHCPPSWWNTVRHQRGIVSAIAWNTQVDESGLDVERAVQAAPEARLVHVTPAHQAPTGAVLALPRRQHLLDWASATGAWVFEDDYDSEYRYAGRPIPALHGLDVHGQVLHVASFGKTMFPGLRLGYLVLPTRLVERFAAARANVDRFPSVLHQAAMAGFLSDGHYARHLRRMRLLYASRYEALRESLHQHASDLIELPAVPAGLETVVWLPDGLDDSAAANRLAEKGIRVEPISKSRVHRAGRPGLVLGFAAWDPSAMDKAVKVMSGLLRAML from the coding sequence ATGCTGTCCGCCTTCAGCGTGGAACACTGTCCGCCATCATGGTGGAACACTGTCCGCCATCAGCGTGGAATCGTGTCCGCCATCGCGTGGAATACGCAGGTTGACGAATCCGGCTTGGATGTCGAGCGTGCGGTGCAGGCCGCCCCGGAGGCCCGCTTGGTGCATGTCACACCGGCTCACCAGGCACCGACCGGTGCGGTGCTCGCCTTGCCACGGCGCCAGCACCTGCTCGACTGGGCGTCGGCGACGGGTGCCTGGGTTTTTGAAGACGACTACGACAGCGAGTATCGCTACGCGGGCCGTCCAATCCCGGCGCTGCATGGCCTGGATGTCCACGGGCAGGTTTTGCATGTCGCGAGCTTCGGCAAGACGATGTTCCCTGGCCTTCGGCTCGGCTACCTCGTCCTGCCTACACGCCTCGTGGAAAGGTTCGCCGCAGCCCGCGCCAACGTGGATCGCTTTCCTTCGGTGCTGCATCAGGCCGCAATGGCCGGCTTCCTGTCCGACGGACACTACGCGCGGCACCTTCGGCGTATGCGTCTGCTCTATGCAAGCCGCTACGAGGCGCTGCGGGAAAGCCTGCATCAACATGCCTCCGACTTGATCGAACTGCCAGCGGTGCCTGCGGGCCTGGAAACCGTCGTCTGGCTACCTGATGGGCTGGACGACTCGGCGGCCGCGAACCGGCTCGCCGAGAAAGGCATTCGCGTCGAGCCAATCTCCAAGTCGCGCGTTCACCGCGCCGGACGGCCCGGACTGGTTCTTGGCTTCGCCGCCTGGGATCCCAGCGCGATGGACAAAGCGGTGAAGGTCATGTCGGGGCTCTTGCGGGCCATGCTCTGA